The Chionomys nivalis chromosome 10, mChiNiv1.1, whole genome shotgun sequence genome segment TCTGATGTCTATAATTTACTCCAAAGACATTAGCTCTTAAGTCATTTTGGATAtaccaaatatttttaatgtcaCTACTATACCATTTCTCAAGTGCTAAAAAATGGTTTATATTTCTTATAAGAAGCCAGCTTACTATTTAGCTGTTTTATGTTAAGACTGTGATCAGGCATGTTCactgaaaaatattaatttgcatttaagatttttttactACTGTTTACATTTCACCCACATGAGTATATCATCAAAAGAGATTTATAGTGTCTTATTGCAGAATCTGTTTTAATGAGTTAAAAGTTCAAGCCATGTGCTAATAACTAAGCAAGCTGCAATATTTCCCAGCATGCAGGACGTGTTAAATTTATTACCGGGGGTAATGGCAGTCTGTTTAGTAAATACTAACTGTTCATAATCTCTAAATATTCAACTTAGCttctaaaagagaagaaaaatagtttaaaattttagtCTTTCTCGTGACTTGTTTTAATGCTCACTCTGCTGCTAAATAGGGTAATATATGCCATCTTTATTATgaaaaaggaattttattttaagaaacttctTTTTATGACTATTGCTATGCCTATTGCAATAcactttgtttattttgagaacaAATTCtagatggttttaattttttaattaaagtaacTTGTACTTAATTCAAAATTATTAGGAATCCTATTTCTTAATCTTTTTCACCTTTTTCACAAGGGCCCACAACTAATTCCATATATACACCTGACGATATGAAGAACGCAACTGCCTGAGAAGCTCTCTAGCTCTCTGGACCACAAACTGCTAATATTCTTGTAACACAGGACTTTTAAGAAACTAAGGAGTTAAAGCCTCGGATTAGCTCGGCTGGAACGTAACAAGCTGACAGCATCCCGTGAAgatgctacacagaataaccacaaaaaggaaaaaaaaaatagaactgtaAAAGCCTAAAGACCAcgggaaaatgttttaaaaggaagaTCTAGCACTTTAACACAGCAGAATTATGGACACTATTGGATTCTGCAGGAACCCGTGAAGCAAAACCTTCAAAGGGAAAACAGCATGACATATCAGTAAGCAAACGAAGCTTTAGCAAGTGTTTTCTGTACTATCCAGATATTCACAGCAATTGATTTGACTAATAGAGTTTTCCATCTGAGTTTTATGACCAATTATGTATCCTCTTCTAATGAGAACAAACCAAATTAAATAGCAGATGGTTTTTATCAAAAGAGCATGTACTGGATTTATAATATAAAGCAAATTATGTGATCaagaaatcattttgaaataatgAGAACTGCTGCAGAAACAGACTGCAAACAAATGGATATCTAAATGCATTTTAGAAGCTAGAGACATtatgtttccttttctgttttcacataCTCTGGAAAACAAAGAGACACAACCCATATTCTTTCAAAAAGGAAGTGTAATTTCTATCATTTGATGAAGTTTCGTTTGTCCATGACTttctgaggaggaaaaaaaaaaaaaccacgaaaATTGTGTGCTGTTCTTTAGAAATCCATCAGCCAACTAAATCTCACAATTTGTACAGCTGAAGTACtcaaataacaaaagaataaattccTGCAAGACATGAAATAAAACACACTGTTATCAGGGAAAAAATTCATGTCAAAATTGTCAATGACATCATGTATCAATTTGTGGAAAACTACCATGGTGAGCCAAAAGGCCCATAAAGCAGCAGCAAACAGGTAGGTCAGAAGATGCATGCACGCCCATGGGAGGAAATAAATTGGTTTCTTTCAGTGCTCGTACTTGTCATTCTgctttattaattataagtgcgaTGTGACAAAACAAAGACCTGGTGTTCGGTCTGTCAGTTCAGAAAACTTGGCACTcttaacattttccatttttataggaTTTCAGTAAGCTAATCCattttatatgaataaataaatatgtgtctAGTAATACCCTTTATGGCTCAAATGAAATTAATGTTGTCATGCTTCTGAAATAGTGCCCTAAAATAACAAGCCTAAAGTTGTCAAAGGTAACAtcaattaaaatgtcattatgaaTTTTGAAAGTTATTAGTTTTTATACTTCAGGTTGAAATATTTTGCAGTTTAATTGCTATACCTGAGATGTGAAATATACTCGCATGTATAAATTCATGTTTTAAGctgaattttaactttaagcTGTTCAGTGTAGACTTCTCAGAAAAATCAGATACAATTTTTATAAATGACTCTAAACTCCCAAAATACTTATTTGAATGAATGTTCACTTCagaatttttcttcaaaattattcACTGGCTGATGTGAACCAAATGTCTCGCAGGTAAAGTGAAAGTTAAAAACTTCCTCAAAAATGGGTGTCAGAATATTCTTTGGAATTTCAATTTTTACTtcacaaattaaacaaaataatacattaataaaacCATTTCAAAGTCATCTACTTCTTACTATGTATCAAATTTCAATTTCCTCTTTCTACAGCACACTAGAGGGTGTGGTCGCAAAACACATCAGCCATAGGAAAGCTTTGTACTAAGCttgttgttttttactttagCATACTgtcttttttccaattttttaaagTCTACTGTAAAAATGTAGTGGGCATATTTACATGATGTACAAAATTCCCATCAGCTGCCTCTTTGAGAAATGACCTCAGAGTCCACATGGAGTGGGGTAAGACAGTGTGCGATGGAGACGAACTGGTGCGTGTGCCACTATTCTTACTTTAAATCTGAGGGATAGCTGCACCCACAGTAATCATGCTAGAGCACATGAAAATAGCATTTACCTTCCATCCACTCATAGCATTGTTTAAGTGAAATCTTAAACCATTGGGCCAAAATTAGTTTTTCACACTTAGTAGTGCTCTTATTCAGACGCAtaatttctttagaaataaaaccTTAGTTATTTCCAATGAAGCAAACCCTTGTAGTATGAATAGTAATTCTGCACTACAGAGGAATGATCCCCATATggttattttttcaaaaagagaaaacaccaaaatcaatGCAGGCTTGATGTTTCCCAATTCTAAATTTTGCATCAATagcttacaaaattaaaaattaaactaagtacatgataaaaagatattttttgtttACAAAGAATACCACGTCTTATATGTCACATAAACTGCCAAATATcaaatattctattttgtttttcagggGAAACACCAACTGTTCCAAAAGAATGTGTTTTTCTCCTGTTCTGGAAGTCAACATGCAGTCTGAATCAAACATTACAGTGCGAGATGACATTGAGGACATCGACACCAATATGTACCAACCACTATCATACCCATTAAGCTTTCAAGTGTCTCTCACTGGATTTCTCATGTTAGAAATTGTGCTCGGACTTGGCAGCAACCTTACTGTATTGGTACTTTACTGCATGAAATCCAACTTAATCAACTCAGTCAGTAACATTATTACAATGAATCTCCATGTACTTGATGTAATAATTTGCGTGGGATGTATTCCTCTAACTATAGTGATACTTCTGCTCTCACTGGAGAGTAACACTGCTCTCATCTGCTGTTTCCACGAAGCCTGTGTTTCCTTTGCAAGTGTTTCGACAGCAATCAACGTTTTTGCTATCACTCTGGACAGATACGACATCTCTGTAAAACCTGCAAACCGAATTCTGACAATGGGCAGAGCTGTAATGTTAATGACATCcatttggattttttctttcttctcattcctGATTCCCTTCATTGAAGTAAATTTTTTCAGTCTTCAAAGTGGAAACGCATGGGAAAACAAGACATTGCTGTGTGTCAGCACAAGTGAGTACTACACTGAGCTGGGGATGTATTATCACCTTCTGGTTCAGATCCCCATCTTCTTCTTCACAGTTGTAGTGATGCTCATCACATACACCAAGATACTTCAGGCTCTTAACATCCGGATAGGCACCAGATTCTCAACAGGGCAGAAGAAGAAAGTTCgaaagaaaaagacaatctcTCTAACCACACACGAGACCACAGACATGTCACAGAGCAGTGGTGGGAGGAACGTGGTCTTTGGTGTGAGAACTTCAGTCTCTGTCATAATCGCCCTCCGGCGCGCTGTGAAGCGCCACCGGGAACGACGAGAACGGCAGAAAAGAGtcttcaagatgtctttattgaTTATTTCTACATTTCTTCTCTGTTGGACAccaatttctgttttaaataccACAATTTTATGTTTAGGCCCAAGTGACCTTTTAGTAAAATTAAGATTGTGTTTTCTAGTCATGGCTTATGGAACCACTATATTCCACCCTCTCTTGTATGCATTCACCAGACAAAAATTTCAAAAggtcttaaaaagcaaaatgaaaaaacgAGTTGTTTCCATAGTTGAAGCTGATCCCATGCCTAACAATGCTGTAATACACAATTCATGGATAGAtcctaagagaaataaaaaggttaCCTATGAGGACAGTGAAATAAGGGAGAAATGTTTAGTACCTCAGGTTGTCACAGACTAAGGAGAAGTCAAAGCTTCACCAAATCTACATTCATaagagttttaaatttaaattgtaaaa includes the following:
- the Gpr22 gene encoding G-protein coupled receptor 22, translating into MSKLSMTSCINLWKTTMVSQKAHKAAANRGNTNCSKRMCFSPVLEVNMQSESNITVRDDIEDIDTNMYQPLSYPLSFQVSLTGFLMLEIVLGLGSNLTVLVLYCMKSNLINSVSNIITMNLHVLDVIICVGCIPLTIVILLLSLESNTALICCFHEACVSFASVSTAINVFAITLDRYDISVKPANRILTMGRAVMLMTSIWIFSFFSFLIPFIEVNFFSLQSGNAWENKTLLCVSTSEYYTELGMYYHLLVQIPIFFFTVVVMLITYTKILQALNIRIGTRFSTGQKKKVRKKKTISLTTHETTDMSQSSGGRNVVFGVRTSVSVIIALRRAVKRHRERRERQKRVFKMSLLIISTFLLCWTPISVLNTTILCLGPSDLLVKLRLCFLVMAYGTTIFHPLLYAFTRQKFQKVLKSKMKKRVVSIVEADPMPNNAVIHNSWIDPKRNKKVTYEDSEIREKCLVPQVVTD